A portion of the Pan troglodytes isolate AG18354 chromosome 10, NHGRI_mPanTro3-v2.0_pri, whole genome shotgun sequence genome contains these proteins:
- the LOC739442 gene encoding taste receptor type 2 member 43 has product MITFLPIIFSSLVVVTFVIGNFANGFIALVNSIEWFKRQKISFADQILTALAVSRVGLLWVLLLNWYSTVLNPAFNSVEVRTTAYNIWAVINHFSNWLATSLSIFYLLKIANFSNFIFLHLKRRVKSVILVMLLGPLLFLACHLFVINMNEIVRTKEFEGNMTWKIKLKSAMYFSNMTVTMVANLVPFTLTLLSFLLLICSLCKHLKKMQLHGKGSPDPSTKVHIKALQTVISFLLLCAIYFLSIMISVWSFGSLENKPVFMFCKAIRFSYPSIHPFILIWGNKKLKQTFLSVFWQMRYWVKGEKTSSP; this is encoded by the coding sequence ATGATAACTTTTCTACCCATCATTTTTTCCAGTCTGGTAGTGGTTACATTTGTTATTGGAAATTTTGCTAATGGCTTCATAGCATTGGTAAATTCCATTGAGTGGTTCAAGAGACAAAAGATCTCCTTTGCTGACCAAATTCTCACTGCTCTGGCGGTCTCCAGAGTTGGTTTGCTCTGGGTATTATTATTAAACTGGTATTCAACTGTGTTGAATCCAGCTTTTAATAGTGTAGAAGTAAGAACTACTGCTTATAATATCTGGGCAGTAATCAACCATTTCAGCAACTGGCTTGCTACTAGCCTCAGCATATTTTATTTGCTCAAGATTGCCAAtttctccaactttatttttcttcacttaaaGAGGAGAGTTAAGAGTGTCATTCTGGTGATGTTGTTGGGGCCTTTGCTATTTTTGGCTTGTCATCTTTTTGTGATAAACATGAATGAGATTGTGCGGACAAAAGAATTTGAAGGAAACATGACTTGGAAGATCAAATTGAAGAGTGCAATGTACTTTTCAAATATGACTGTAACCATGGTAGCAAACTTAGTACCCTTCACTCTGACCCTACTATCTTTTTTGCTGTTAATCTGTTCTTTGTGTAAACATCTCAAGAAGATGCAGCTCCATGGTAAAGGATCTCCAGATCCCAGCACGAAGGTCCACATAAAAGCTTTGCAAACTGTGATCTCCTTCCTCTTGTTATGTGCCATTTACTTTCTGTCCATAATGATATCAGTTTGGAGTTTTGGAAGTCTGGAAAACAAACCTGTCTTCATGTTCTGCAAAGCTATTAGATTCAGCTATCCTTCAATCCACCCATTCATCCTGATTTGGGGAAACAAGAAGCTAAAGCAgacttttctttcagttttttggcAAATGAGGTACTGGGTGAAAGGAGAGAAGACTTCATCTCCATAG
- the TAS2R64 gene encoding taste receptor type 2 member 64 gives MVYFLLIILSILVVFAFVLGNFSNGFIALVNVIDWVNTRKISSADQILTALVVSRIGLLWVILFHWYANVFNSALYSSEVGAVASNISAIINHFSIWLAASLSIFYLLKIANFSNLIFLHLKKRIRSVVLVILLGPLVFLICNLAVITMDERVWTKEYEGNVTWKIKLRNAIHLSDLTVSTLANLIPFILTLICFLLLICSLHKHLKKMQLHGKGSQDLSTKVHIKALQTVISFLMLYAIYFLYLITLTWNLWTQQNKLVFLLCQTLGIMYPSFHSFFLIMGSRKLKQTFLSVLCQVTCLVKGQQPSTP, from the coding sequence ATGGTATATTTTCTGCTCATCATTTTATCAATTCTGGTAGTGTTTGCATTTGTTCTTGGAAATTTTTCCAATGGCTTCATAGCTCTAGTAAATGTCATTGACTGGGTTAACACACGAAAGATCTCCTCAGCTGACCAAATCCTCACTGCTCTGGTGGTCTCCAGAATTGGTTTACTCTGGGTCATATTATTTCATTGGTATGCAAATGTGTTTAATTCAGCTTTATATAGTTCAGAAGTAGGAGCTGTTGCTTCTAATATCTCGGCAATAATCAACCATTTCAGCATCTGGCTTGCTGCTAGCCTCAGCATATTTTATTTGCTCAAGATTGCCAATTTCTCCAACCTTATTTTTCTCCACCTAAAGAAGAGAATTAGGAGTGTTGTTCTGGTGATACTGTTGGGTCCCTTGGTATTTTTGATTTGTAATCTTGCTGTGATAACCATGGATGAGAGAGTGTGGACAAAAGAATATGAAGGAAATGTGACTTGGAAGATCAAATTGAGGAATGCAATACACCTTTCAGACTTGACTGTAAGCACACTAGCAAACCTCATACCCTTCATTCTGACCCTAATATGttttctgctgttaatctgtTCTCTGCATAAACATCTCAAGAAGATGCAGCTCCATGGCAAAGGATCTCAAGATCTCAGCACCAAGGTCCACATAAAAGCTTTGCAAACTGTGATCTCCTTCCTCATGTTATATGCCATTTACTTTCTGTATCTAATCACATTAACCTGGAATCTTTGGACACAGCAGAACAAACTTGTATTCCTGCTTTGCCAAACTCTTGGAATCATGTATCCTTCATTCCACTCATTCTTCCTGATTATGGGAAGCAGGAAACTAAAACAGACGTTTCTTTCAGTTTTATGTCAGGTCACATGCTTAGTGAAAGGACAGCAACCCTCAACTCCATAG